A genomic window from Micromonospora ferruginea includes:
- a CDS encoding DUF4190 domain-containing protein: MNAPYPPPPPPPAAGRDRTTLWGVLGIVFGLFCCGILGIVFGWLSIRDARRNGKSQLLGWLAIAFGVVNIVASVIVRARGHYYYPYWYR; encoded by the coding sequence GTGAACGCTCCGTACCCGCCGCCCCCGCCGCCACCGGCCGCCGGCCGGGACCGGACCACGCTCTGGGGCGTCCTCGGCATCGTGTTCGGCCTGTTCTGCTGCGGCATCCTGGGCATCGTCTTCGGCTGGTTGTCGATCCGGGACGCGCGGCGCAACGGCAAGTCGCAACTGCTCGGCTGGCTGGCCATCGCGTTCGGCGTGGTCAACATCGTCGCCAGCGTCATCGTGCGGGCCCGGGGCCACTACTACTACCCGTACTGGTACCGCTGA
- the sucD gene encoding succinate--CoA ligase subunit alpha, producing the protein MAIWLTKDSKVIVQGMTGSEGSKHTRRMLAAGTTVVGGVNPRKAGTTVDFDGTELPVFASVADAMKETGADVTVIFVPPQFTKAAVVEAIDAGIDLAVVITEGVPVHDTAAFWAYNVAKGERTRIIGPNCPGIASPGASNAGIIPADITGAGRIGLVSKSGTLTYQMMYELRDIGFSTCVGIGGDPIIGTTHIDALAAFEADPETEAIVMIGEIGGDAEERAAEFIKANVTKPVVGYIAGFTAPPGKTMGHAGAIISGSAGTADAKKAALEAVGVKVGKTPTETAELMREIMSGR; encoded by the coding sequence ATGGCTATCTGGCTGACCAAGGACTCCAAGGTCATCGTGCAGGGCATGACCGGTTCCGAGGGTTCGAAGCACACCCGGCGGATGCTCGCCGCCGGCACCACCGTCGTCGGCGGCGTGAACCCGCGCAAGGCCGGCACCACCGTCGACTTCGACGGCACCGAGCTGCCCGTCTTCGCCTCCGTCGCGGACGCGATGAAGGAGACCGGGGCGGACGTCACGGTCATCTTCGTCCCGCCGCAGTTCACCAAGGCCGCGGTGGTCGAGGCCATCGACGCCGGCATCGACCTGGCCGTGGTGATCACCGAGGGCGTGCCGGTGCACGACACCGCCGCGTTCTGGGCGTACAACGTGGCCAAGGGCGAGCGGACCCGGATCATCGGCCCGAACTGCCCGGGCATCGCCTCGCCGGGCGCGTCGAACGCCGGCATCATCCCGGCCGACATCACCGGCGCCGGCCGGATCGGCCTGGTCAGCAAGAGCGGCACGCTGACCTACCAGATGATGTACGAGCTGCGCGACATCGGCTTCTCCACCTGCGTCGGCATCGGCGGCGACCCGATCATCGGGACCACCCACATCGACGCGCTCGCCGCGTTCGAGGCGGACCCGGAGACCGAGGCCATCGTCATGATCGGTGAGATCGGCGGCGACGCCGAGGAGCGGGCGGCCGAGTTCATCAAGGCCAACGTCACCAAGCCGGTCGTCGGCTACATCGCCGGCTTCACCGCCCCGCCCGGCAAGACCATGGGCCACGCCGGTGCGATCATCTCCGGTTCGGCGGGCACCGCCGACGCCAAGAAGGCGGCGCTGGAGGCGGTCGGCGTCAAGGTCGGCAAGACCCCGACCGAGACCGCCGAGCTGATGCGGGAGATCATGTCCGGTCGCTGA
- a CDS encoding cobalamin B12-binding domain-containing protein has protein sequence MSSRIRVVVAKPGLDGHDRGAKVVARALRDAGMEVIYTGLHQTPEQIVETAIQEDADAVGLSVLSGAHMTLFKRVLELLTEREATDIVVFGGGIIPEGDIPELQRLGVAKIFTPGATTGSIVDWVRENVAQPVG, from the coding sequence ATGAGCTCTCGTATCCGGGTCGTCGTCGCGAAGCCCGGCCTGGACGGCCACGACCGGGGCGCGAAGGTCGTCGCCCGAGCACTGCGTGACGCGGGCATGGAGGTCATCTACACCGGCCTGCACCAGACCCCGGAGCAGATCGTCGAGACGGCGATCCAGGAGGACGCGGACGCGGTCGGCCTCTCGGTGCTCTCCGGCGCGCACATGACCCTCTTCAAGCGGGTCCTCGAACTGCTCACCGAGCGCGAGGCGACCGACATCGTGGTCTTCGGCGGCGGCATCATCCCCGAGGGCGACATCCCGGAGCTGCAGCGGCTCGGCGTCGCCAAGATCTTCACCCCGGGCGCCACCACCGGCTCGATCGTCGACTGGGTGCGGGAGAACGTGGCGCAGCCGGTCGGCTGA
- a CDS encoding M23 family metallopeptidase, protein MQHSSPIPNGNTPDHAPARHRRTGRRTAYLVTGAVALLGLGLGGVVVATGDDPAPTPAAVDFDARARADAAARADRSARESVSPVTPSATPASPTPSPSATSPKPRKTAKPKPKPKKKVAPKPSWVIPMKGADITSCYGQRWGTLHAGIDFAMPAGTPIRAAASGTVVKAGDVGDGYGNSVFVDHHNGYLTHYAHQSRLLVDVGDRVKAGQVIGYEGATGDATGPHLHFEVHKGAMWNQIDPAPFLRARGIDVAC, encoded by the coding sequence GTGCAGCACAGCAGTCCCATCCCGAACGGCAACACCCCGGACCACGCCCCCGCCCGGCACCGCCGCACCGGCCGGCGTACCGCGTACCTGGTCACCGGCGCGGTCGCCCTGCTCGGTCTCGGCCTCGGCGGTGTCGTGGTCGCCACCGGCGACGACCCGGCCCCCACCCCGGCCGCGGTGGACTTCGACGCGCGGGCGCGCGCCGACGCCGCCGCCCGGGCCGACCGGTCGGCCCGCGAGTCGGTCAGCCCGGTCACCCCGTCCGCCACCCCGGCCAGCCCGACGCCGAGCCCCAGCGCCACCAGCCCGAAGCCGCGGAAGACGGCGAAGCCGAAGCCGAAGCCGAAGAAGAAGGTCGCGCCGAAGCCGAGCTGGGTCATCCCGATGAAGGGCGCCGACATCACCTCCTGCTACGGGCAGCGGTGGGGCACCCTGCACGCCGGCATCGACTTCGCCATGCCCGCCGGAACCCCGATCCGGGCCGCCGCCTCCGGCACCGTGGTCAAGGCCGGCGACGTGGGCGACGGCTACGGCAACTCCGTCTTCGTCGACCACCACAACGGCTACCTGACCCACTACGCCCACCAGAGCCGGCTCCTCGTCGACGTCGGCGACCGGGTGAAGGCCGGCCAGGTCATCGGCTACGAGGGCGCCACCGGCGACGCCACCGGCCCGCACCTGCACTTCGAGGTGCACAAGGGCGCCATGTGGAACCAGATCGACCCGGCGCCGTTCCTGCGCGCCCGGGGCATCGACGTGGCCTGCTGA
- a CDS encoding DUF4190 domain-containing protein — protein sequence MQPGYPGQDPYGQQPNQDPTAQPHDPYGQPPQAPQYGQQPEYGQQPQYGQQPTSGQPYGQPTSGQPYGQDPYAQQQQQPYGAAPQYPAAGYPTGPAAGQGQNNTMGLIGMIVGIVSIVLGLCCPLLGVPAGIAGVVLGVLGQKKVQAGEASNAGQAKAALICGGVGVVVGIISAIAGTMINMGNLGS from the coding sequence ATGCAGCCCGGTTACCCCGGACAGGATCCGTACGGCCAGCAGCCGAACCAGGACCCGACCGCCCAGCCGCACGACCCGTACGGCCAGCCGCCGCAGGCCCCGCAGTACGGACAGCAGCCGGAGTACGGGCAGCAGCCGCAGTACGGGCAGCAGCCCACCTCCGGCCAGCCCTACGGGCAGCCCACCTCCGGCCAGCCCTACGGCCAGGACCCGTACGCGCAGCAGCAGCAGCAGCCGTACGGCGCCGCCCCGCAGTACCCGGCCGCCGGGTACCCCACCGGTCCGGCCGCGGGTCAGGGCCAGAACAACACCATGGGCCTGATCGGCATGATCGTCGGCATCGTGTCGATCGTGCTCGGCCTGTGCTGCCCGCTGCTGGGCGTCCCGGCCGGCATCGCCGGCGTGGTGCTCGGCGTGCTCGGCCAGAAGAAGGTCCAGGCCGGCGAGGCCAGCAACGCCGGCCAGGCCAAGGCCGCCCTGATCTGCGGTGGGGTCGGCGTGGTCGTCGGCATCATCAGCGCCATCGCCGGCACCATGATCAACATGGGCAACCTCGGCTCCTGA
- a CDS encoding CD225/dispanin family protein, which translates to MQPGYPQQPPQQIDNNMTMSIVAIFLFWPLAIPAIINASKVNPLIQQGDYAGAQAAAAESKKWSKWALIVGLVWIGIIVVCCLFGGLAGLVGGSTGTN; encoded by the coding sequence ATGCAGCCCGGTTACCCCCAGCAGCCGCCGCAGCAGATCGACAACAACATGACGATGTCCATCGTCGCGATCTTCTTGTTCTGGCCGCTCGCGATCCCGGCGATCATCAACGCGTCCAAGGTCAACCCGCTGATCCAGCAGGGCGACTACGCCGGCGCCCAGGCCGCCGCCGCCGAGTCCAAGAAGTGGTCCAAGTGGGCCCTGATCGTCGGCCTGGTCTGGATCGGCATCATTGTGGTGTGTTGCCTGTTCGGTGGCCTGGCGGGTCTCGTCGGCGGCAGCACCGGCACGAACTGA
- the sucC gene encoding ADP-forming succinate--CoA ligase subunit beta, with translation MDLYEYQGRDLFERHGLPVLAGGVATTPEEARAIAERLGGRVVVKAQVKVGGRGKAGGVKLAEGAEETVARATDILGMDIKGHTVHKVMITVTADVAEEYYFSYLLDRANRTFLCIASVAGGMDIEAVAAETPEKVVKAPIDANTGVDEAKAREIVGAAGFPAEVADQIVEVAVGLWQAFVAEDATLVEVNPLATTKDGKLLLLDAKITLDENAAFRHPDHEALVDQASVDPLEQAAKEKDLNYVKLDGEVGIIGNGAGLVMSTLDVVAYAGERHGGVKPANFLDIGGGASAEVMANGLEIVLSDPSVKSVFVNVFGGITACDAVANGIVQALALLEQRGEKATKPLVVRLDGNNAEAGRAILDGAANPLIQRVDTMDGAAERAAELAAAGV, from the coding sequence GTGGACCTGTACGAGTACCAGGGGCGGGACCTGTTCGAGCGGCACGGCTTGCCCGTGCTCGCCGGCGGCGTCGCCACTACCCCGGAGGAGGCCCGCGCGATCGCCGAACGCCTCGGCGGCCGGGTGGTCGTCAAGGCGCAGGTGAAGGTCGGTGGCCGCGGCAAGGCCGGCGGCGTGAAGCTGGCCGAGGGCGCGGAGGAGACGGTGGCCCGGGCCACCGACATCCTCGGCATGGACATCAAGGGTCACACCGTCCACAAGGTCATGATCACGGTGACCGCGGACGTGGCCGAGGAGTACTACTTCTCGTACCTGCTCGACCGGGCGAACCGCACCTTCCTCTGCATCGCCAGCGTCGCCGGCGGCATGGACATCGAGGCGGTCGCCGCCGAGACCCCGGAGAAGGTCGTCAAGGCCCCGATCGACGCCAACACCGGCGTGGACGAGGCCAAGGCGCGCGAGATCGTCGGCGCGGCCGGCTTCCCGGCCGAGGTCGCCGACCAGATCGTCGAGGTCGCGGTCGGGCTGTGGCAGGCGTTCGTCGCCGAGGACGCCACCCTGGTCGAGGTGAACCCGCTGGCCACCACCAAGGACGGCAAGCTGCTGCTCCTGGACGCCAAGATCACCCTGGACGAGAACGCCGCGTTCCGGCACCCGGACCACGAGGCCCTGGTCGACCAGGCGTCGGTGGACCCGCTGGAGCAGGCCGCCAAGGAGAAGGACCTCAACTACGTCAAGCTCGACGGCGAGGTCGGCATCATCGGCAACGGCGCCGGCCTGGTCATGTCCACGCTCGACGTGGTCGCGTACGCGGGCGAGCGGCACGGCGGCGTCAAGCCGGCCAACTTCCTCGACATCGGCGGCGGCGCGAGCGCCGAGGTGATGGCGAACGGCCTGGAGATCGTCCTCTCCGACCCGTCGGTGAAGAGCGTCTTCGTCAACGTCTTCGGCGGCATCACCGCCTGCGACGCGGTCGCCAACGGCATCGTGCAGGCGCTGGCGCTGCTGGAGCAGCGCGGCGAGAAGGCCACCAAGCCGCTCGTGGTCCGCCTCGACGGCAACAACGCCGAGGCCGGTCGGGCCATTCTCGACGGCGCGGCCAACCCGCTCATCCAGCGGGTCGACACCATGGACGGCGCGGCCGAGCGGGCCGCCGAGCTGGCAGCGGCGGGGGTCTGA
- a CDS encoding DUF6350 family protein encodes MSRVTPDQPRRAATGPTAGARPRARARPTGRVPTPRAGEPSRNRPPLPVAAGVAALWAAVTSWLPVTVVLGLAQLTEDAGSLGGALRAGLAGWLLGHGVPLQTAAGPLGLAPLALSALVVWRLTRAGVHVSRAVGARGGGSPRQALTVAVAVGIAYALLGALAALAVGAGGLRVSPVTAALTFAAFGAPAALVGALRTTGVWALLARRCPPPVRDGLRAGLVAALLLFGASAGAAGLSVATGGGDAADMIGAYRTGVAGQAGITLVSLAYAPNATAWSASYLLGPGFAVGTDTAIRTSEVSVGALPAVPLLAGLPRGPVDGLGAGLLAVPVLVAMAAGWLLARRLLRAAAEERAEVGWPALLVPAALAGPVAGALLGLVAAASGGPLGGGRLAEVGPSPWPVFGVATLVVAVGAVLGAAATRTLIRPAAPARSPRVTPPRDDPAQR; translated from the coding sequence ATGTCACGTGTCACCCCTGACCAGCCCCGCCGCGCGGCCACCGGCCCGACCGCCGGCGCCCGGCCGCGCGCCCGTGCCCGCCCCACCGGGCGGGTGCCCACGCCCCGGGCGGGCGAGCCGTCCCGCAACCGGCCCCCGCTGCCCGTCGCCGCCGGGGTGGCCGCCCTCTGGGCCGCGGTGACCTCCTGGTTGCCGGTCACCGTGGTGCTCGGCCTCGCCCAGCTCACCGAGGACGCCGGCTCGCTCGGCGGCGCGCTGCGCGCCGGGCTCGCCGGCTGGCTGCTCGGGCACGGGGTGCCGTTGCAGACCGCCGCCGGGCCGCTCGGCCTGGCGCCGCTCGCCCTGAGCGCGCTCGTCGTCTGGCGGCTCACCCGCGCCGGGGTGCACGTCAGCCGTGCCGTGGGCGCGCGCGGCGGCGGGTCGCCCCGCCAGGCGCTCACCGTCGCGGTCGCGGTCGGCATCGCGTACGCGCTGCTGGGCGCGCTCGCCGCGCTGGCCGTCGGCGCCGGCGGGCTGCGGGTCTCCCCGGTCACCGCCGCGCTCACGTTCGCCGCGTTCGGCGCCCCGGCCGCCCTGGTCGGCGCGCTGCGCACCACCGGGGTCTGGGCGCTGCTGGCGAGGCGCTGCCCACCGCCCGTGCGCGACGGGTTGCGCGCCGGGCTGGTCGCCGCGCTGCTGCTGTTCGGGGCGAGCGCCGGCGCGGCCGGGCTGTCGGTGGCCACCGGCGGCGGGGACGCCGCCGACATGATCGGGGCGTACCGGACCGGGGTGGCCGGTCAGGCGGGCATCACGCTGGTCAGCCTCGCCTACGCGCCGAACGCCACCGCCTGGTCCGCCAGCTACCTGCTCGGCCCCGGGTTCGCCGTCGGCACCGACACCGCGATCCGCACCAGCGAGGTGTCGGTGGGCGCGCTGCCGGCCGTACCCCTGCTGGCCGGCCTGCCGCGCGGCCCGGTCGACGGGCTCGGCGCCGGGCTGCTCGCGGTGCCGGTGCTGGTCGCCATGGCGGCCGGCTGGCTGCTCGCCCGGCGGCTGCTGCGCGCGGCGGCCGAGGAACGCGCCGAGGTCGGCTGGCCGGCGCTCCTGGTCCCGGCCGCGCTCGCCGGGCCGGTCGCCGGCGCGCTGCTGGGGCTGGTCGCGGCGGCCTCCGGTGGGCCGCTCGGCGGTGGCCGGCTGGCCGAGGTCGGTCCGTCGCCCTGGCCGGTGTTCGGCGTGGCCACGCTCGTGGTCGCGGTCGGCGCGGTGCTCGGCGCCGCCGCCACCCGCACCCTGATTCGCCCGGCCGCGCCGGCCCGCTCGCCGCGCGTCACCCCGCCCCGCGACGACCCCGCGCAACGCTGA
- a CDS encoding M23 family metallopeptidase: MRQRLSSEPDRYRGRRRVPTPPRSRYAAVVTTAFVGAGIVALGANALPDAKSVSPSVLDELRQASVASQDAADRASTGDRATRDERSGDETAATQQDPWLLPLHGYDFKSPYGVRFGKLHTGVDLVAPEGTPYQAIHSGTVTKAGWFGGYGYAVIVKHADGSEAIYGHSSAVTVKEGQEVKAGDQLGLVGNTGHSYGSHLHLEVHVNGQPLDPVPWLQDRGVDIKLETEALYSDVAAS; this comes from the coding sequence GTGCGCCAGCGCCTGTCGTCTGAGCCCGATAGATATCGCGGCCGTCGCCGCGTACCCACCCCCCCGCGGAGCCGCTACGCGGCGGTCGTCACCACCGCCTTCGTCGGCGCCGGCATCGTCGCCCTCGGCGCGAACGCCCTCCCCGACGCCAAGAGCGTCAGCCCCTCGGTCCTCGACGAGCTCCGGCAGGCCTCGGTCGCCAGCCAGGACGCCGCCGACCGGGCGAGCACCGGCGACCGCGCCACCCGTGACGAGCGGTCCGGCGACGAGACCGCCGCCACCCAGCAGGACCCCTGGCTCCTCCCCCTGCACGGCTACGACTTCAAGTCGCCCTACGGCGTGCGCTTCGGCAAGTTGCACACCGGCGTCGACCTGGTCGCCCCGGAGGGCACGCCCTACCAGGCCATCCACTCCGGCACGGTCACCAAGGCCGGCTGGTTCGGCGGCTACGGCTACGCGGTGATCGTCAAGCACGCCGACGGCAGCGAGGCCATCTACGGCCACTCCTCCGCGGTGACGGTCAAGGAGGGCCAGGAGGTGAAGGCCGGCGACCAGCTCGGCCTGGTCGGCAACACCGGCCACTCCTACGGCTCCCACCTGCACCTCGAGGTCCATGTCAACGGCCAGCCGCTGGACCCGGTGCCGTGGCTCCAGGACCGCGGAGTGGACATCAAGCTCGAAACCGAGGCACTTTACAGCGATGTAGCCGCCTCCTGA